CCAGACTGTGCGTGGAAAAACCGAAAAAGGTTTGCTGGAACGCATCAAACATGTTTTGATTCCCATCCAGAACCGCATCCGGGGCCTCGAAGGTAGGGTGACTCACCTGACCGCCACGCTGGACCGCCGGGTGCAGGAACTCTCCAGAGAAGCCCCCCCTCTGGTGGGCCTCACCATCTTTGAACCCAACAGTTCGGTGGAACAGGAGTACCGCCGCTGCCTGCAAGAATGGCTGGGCGACCCCAGCAGCACCTTTGAAGACGCCCAGAACCTTGCCGCAGAACAGGTGGTGTCCAGCTGGACCGAAGTGCCTGAACTCCTGATGCCCCCCCTCAATGTCACCTCCGAAGACGATTTCCTGTCTCGCCCCTTCCTCTCGGGCAGCGACGAACCCCTCCCAGAGCCGCAGCAGAAACGCATGTGGCAAAAAGCCTTGGAGCCCTTCATGCGACTGGCCAACGTGGATGTGCTGGAGCGCTGGTCCAAACTGGGCATCGACCAGAGCGGTGCAGACCCGGCCATGCGGGCCAGAGACGCCGCCCAGATGGCCCGTCCCTTCTTGCGGGTGGACCGCAATCAGGCGGAAAAAGGCAACCGTTCACGCATCCTGAACGTCACCAGTTTGCTGCTTCCCAACCACGTCACGGACAGCCAGAAAAATGAATTCAAGACCGCCATCAGTTCGGTGTTTGCAGCCAACAAAGGCGGATCTGCTTACTCTCCGCAGCGTTTCCGCATCGTGCTGCTGAACGAATGGTACCGTTTTCCCCTGCGTGGCCTGACCGACGTGCTCGGCTCTGGCGGCATCCACGAAGCCCAGTGTGAAGACTTCCCCACCTTTCACACCAGACGGGACATCTACTGGCTCGGGCTTTCTCCCAGAGAGGGGAACCTCTTGCGGGAAACCGAAGAACTGCTGGTGCTTGGGGTGCTGCTGGAGGTGGTCCAGATCAAGGCGGGTCGCCTGACTTTCCCCATGAAAGGGATGGGAGGCGCAATGGAAGACCGCTTCTTGCCCCTCAGTTTCTTTGATGCTGCACGCATGCTGGCCCGTGAACACCGCGACCTGCGTGGAGGTCAACTCAAAGGTGCCCGTGCTGTTCTGAAAGCCCGCGTCGAACAAAAATGGCACCAGTCTACGGCCACCCCCGAGGAAAGCAGCGAGCAATTTGTGCGCCTCCTGATCGATCAGGTGAATGCGTTTTTCCTGCGTTACCCGGATCCGGCCAAAATTGTTCGGGATTGGGGAAGCAAAGAATGGACCTGGGAATACGTGGTGCGCTACATCGCCAAGAGCAAAGACCTGTTTGCGGCTTACCAGCGCATCAGTCCACCCGATCAGGAAATTCTGGCCCGTTTGTGGTTGGAAAAAGGCGACAGGGGCCTCTGGGGTGGCGTGGTCCCCGAGCCCGGTTTCTACTGCGAGCATGATGGTGGCTTGATTGGCAAGACCCCAGAGGAAGCGGCCCAGAACGGCTGGCGTTGCTTCATCAACCCCGAGCATCACTTTGGGGACCAACTGGATAAGGCTTCCCAGCATGGTTGAGCATTGGGGATTGACACCATACAGTTTCGTTGGTGCAGTGGTTTTGAGTGTCGCGGGAGCAGGTTTAATTGCGTGGGTCATTGTTTTATGGGTCAACATGGCCAGAGAGCATCATGCAGCGCATGAACTTGAAAAACGGCTGAAAACCTACATCAATCCAGAAGGTCAAGGTCTCAATTCCTCTGATCAGGAGGATGCCCGAACCAGACCAGAATTGGTTTATCGTTTGGCCCGTACAGCCCAACAGCAGCGGTATTTGTCTGCTGCTGACATTGACACCATGCTCACGCCTCTTGCAGAAGAAGTGCATGCATCTTTTTCTCCTCTGAAAAGTGCTCCCAACATGTTGATGCTGGGTGGCTTGGTGGTAACCCTCTGGGGTCTGGCGCACACAATTGGAAATTTGCCTTTTCAGGACGACACTCTAGACATCCAACGTTTGACCGATGCTTTGCCCAAAGCCCTTGCAGAAATGAAAGGCGCGTTTTACGGATCACTGATTGGTGTGGGCTGGGCTGTGGTGCTCGGTTTGTTTGTGGCCGAAACCCAGCGCAGAAGTCAGAAGTTGCTGGCCAAAATTGCCGATGTGGGGCACATGTATTTGGCCCCCATCATCCTCAAACCCAAAGCCGAAAAACAAGTTGAAGAACTCCGAGACGCCATCAAGAAGACTCAGGACTTTTTTGAAGACTTGCGGGATAAGTTCAAGGAAGTAACGGATATTTTTGGTCAAGAGATCAAAAATGCCGGTTTGGTGATGCATAAAACCTTGGAGAGTTTAGAAGAATCAACAGAGGCCATCAAATCTACGTTGGAGGAGGCATCTGGGAAAGTCGCGGAAGGTGCAAAAGATCTGGCAGACAGCACTCAAACATTGCGAAATCTGCATTTTGATATGCGAAGTGCCTACACCTCTCTTGAGAAAATGTTCCAAACAGGACGTGAAGATCTTGAAGACATGTCCAAAAAGCAGATTGCTGCCCTGCTGCAGGTGCAGAACCGCTTCAGTGATGGAGCTCAAAACATCCTCAGTCAGTTGATGCAAAATTCAGCCACCATGACCAGTTTCAGTGAAAAAATGGACCAGAACCGGGAGGCGACCTTTCAGTCTGGAAATCAAATCTCCCAGAGTGTCAGCACCTCTTTTGACCATTTGCATGACCGTCTGGAAGGAACCCTAAAAACCTACACCCACGAGGTGGATGAATTGGGGGTGCGCATGCAAGCCATGACCTCCAGAATTGAAGACCTCAGCAAATCCAGTCTGGACGTCCTGCGCCTCTCTGCAGACATGCAGGCTCAGGAAAGACTCCGCCACGATGAACTCCTCAAAGCCCTGAGCGCCCAGAACCAGAGCCTCAGTGCCTTGCAGCACACCCTTGAGGACCAGAGCCCTCTGGATCATTTCAAAGACCAGAAGGTGTACCAGACAGCAGCTTTGAGCGGACTGATCGAGCAGCAAGAACGCATGATGTCGGTCATCCAGCAGGCCAGCGATGGACTTGGAACGCAGCTGCATCTGGATTTGCAAAAGACGCAGGATGTGTTAAGTGCCCTGCAAACGGTGGTTCCAGAACGGCAGCAGGTGTACCAGTGGATCGCCCAGTCTGGCGACCAGTTGCAAGACCAACTCGAACATTACACCCTTTCTTTGCAAGGGCAACTCAGGAAAACACAGAAGGACCTGCAAGATTTGCGGGCTGAGGTGGTCTCTACGCTTGCCCACAGAGGGAACGGACATTCAGCGCAGCAACCTGCCCAGATTGGTCCATTCACCCCCTCCAATCCCACCGTCAAACTTGAGAAAGGACCAGGCGATCCCTGATGCGACGCCTGAGCAGTCAGGACGGGGTGGAGGTGAACCCCTACATCGCTCTGGCGGACAACGGTCTCAGCATGGTGATGGTGATGACCCTGTTCACGGTGATGGTGCTTCTGGCGATTTTGCAGAAAGAAGACACCCGCAAAGACGTGCGTGAGGAATTTTACGACCGGGTGATTCAGGCTTTTCCAGAGCAGCAAAGGCCCCAGATGCTGGATTACAAGGTCAAGAACGATCCGCCGGGAGCGCAAAGGTGGGTCTTCAAAGGGCAGGTGCTTTTTGTGAAGGGCACAGCAAAACTGACCCCTCAGGGCAAGCAGTTGCTGTCCAAGTTTGCAGACCTGATGGCCCAGAACACCGACAAATGGCGCAGGGCACGCATTGAAGGCCACACCATGCCCACCCCCCTCAACAAGCCGGACAACTGGGATCTGGCCAACCTCAGGGCCAGCACGGTTGCGAAACTGTTCACCGACAAGAGTTGTGCCATTCGGGCGAACAGCATTTCCACTTCCGGGCGTGGAGGGCAGAGCAAAGCCCTCGGGCTTTCCCGCACCGATCAGCGCAATGAACGGGTGGAGATCATTCTGGAATACTCAGCCCTGAGTGCCTCTGAAAAAACCGATGACACCGGAGGTTGCAACCGATGAACACCTGCCCCTACTGCAACACCACCGTCACGGGCACCCACATCACCTGTCCATCGTGTGGGATGCCCCTGAATGTCAGCACCCTGACTTCAGGAGCGGTCTTGAAATTCAGGTACACCATCGAAAAGGTGCTCGGTCAGGGGGGGTTTGGCATCACCTACCGGGCACATGACAAACTGCACAACAAAGGGGTGGCCTTAAAAGAGTTCTTCCCTCAGGGCATGATGCGGGTGGGTCAGAATGTGGTTCCAGTGGGCACCACTGCATTGCAGGAGTTCTCGCAGCAGAAGCAGGAATTCATCCGGGAAGCCCAGACCCTTGCCCAGTTTCAGCACCCCTCGATTGTGAAGGTGCTGGATGTCTTCGAGGAAAATGGCACGGCTTACTACGCCATGGAATTGCTGGAAGGGGAGAGCCTTGGGGACCTCTTGCGCAGTCGGGGAACACTGGGGGCCCATCAGGTGTTTTCGGTGGCCCACGCGGTTTCGCAGGCCCTCTTGCAGGTGCACCATCAGGGGATGCTGCACCGGGACATCAAACCGGACAACATCGTGTGCACCAAAGACCAGCGCACCATCCTGATCGATTTTGGTTCTGCCCGTGAAAGCACCGGAAAAACCCAGAGCATGACCCGTCTGGTCAGCCCCGGTTATTCCCCTCTGGAACAGTACAGTTCACAGGGCAGGTACGGGCCTTACACCGATCTTTACGCTCTGGGGGCCACCCTGTACCACTGCTTGCAGGGCAGTCCTCCTCCAGCGGCCACCGATCTGGTGAGCATGCCCCTGCCCGATTTGCCTGCCCACGTGCCAGCAAACCTGCAAAGGGCCATCTCGAAATGCCTCAAAAACAATGTGAAAGACCGTCCTCAAACGGTGCTGGATTTTCTGGCTTTGCTGAACGATGCACCAGACTATCAGGAAAACGATTTGCAGGTCACCGAGCACGAGATTCACCACAGTGCAGTGCAGCAGATGCTGTTTTTGCCAGACCAGAGTCTGGTCACGGCTGCTCTGGACCACACCGTGAAACGCTGGAACCCGCAGGATCTGGACCATCCCCAAAAAACCTTTGCAGAGCATGAGGGAGGGGTGCAGGTGCTGGCCTTTTACCGGGACAGCCTGATCTCTGCCGGAGATGATGGGGTGGTGGTGATCCGTCCGTTTCACTCGGTGCCTTACCGCATCACCTGCGATGAACCGGTGGTGGGCCTCGGGGTGATGGGAGGCCGTCTGGCTGTGACCACCCGCAGCCGTCAGGTCACCCTTTACGATCTGCAAAGCCGTGATCGTTTGCTGGAAAGCCCACAAGTGGGGCACTACATTAGCCAGATGCTGGTGCTGTCAGAGCAGCAAAAAGTGGTTTTGGGCCTCAAAAACGGTCAGCTTGTGTTCTTGAGCAAAAACTTGCAGGGTGATCCCAAGGCAGGCCACCAAGCCCCTGTGTGCAGCCTCCTCAAAGGCAACCAGCAGGTCCTGAGTGTTGGAACAGATGGCAGTTTCCTGCTCTGGGACACCGTTGGGAACCTGCTTCAGACCCGTTATCAGCATGACGGCGAAGTGCAAACTGCCCTGATGCTGGATCAGCACACCGTGGTTTTTGCAGATGCCAACCAGTCCCTCTGGTTGCTGGACGGTTCCAATCGGGCGCGCCAGTGGTTGCAGCTTGAACAACTGGTGACCAGCATGGTGCTCAGTCCAGACGGCAAAACCCTGTTGTGCGGCACCGAGCAGGGCAGCCTGTACTGTATTGAAATTGGAGCCCACCATGCCTGAAACCCCAGAGACCAGCCTTTTTCCACACCGCCTGCAATCCTTACTGGAAAGGGTTGAGCACAATGTGGAACGCTGGAACCAGCTGGCTGAAAAACTGCCTGAGGTCATTGAAGCTGTGGAACGTCTGGAAAACCGAGTGGAGCAGGCCATGACCCGCATTCACAGTGAAACAGACCGTTGCTTGCAGCAAATCCGCCAACTGGAAGAACAACGGCTTGCAGTTCAGGTTGCACCTGTTGCACCTCAAAACCCGCTTCCAGATCGCAGGTCCCTGCAAAGGGAGATGGAACAGTCTTTAGAGGACCTCCTGAAACGTGAAATCCAGAATCTGGAACGTGGAACCCTGGAGCCCATCCAGAGCCAGCTCAGGCAATTGAAAAACACGGTGGACCGCCTGCCACTGACCCCTTCATTTTCTGTTCCAGTTCTTGCATCTCCTGCTCTGGACCTTGAACCCCATTTGAAAGCACAAGAGCATCGGGTTTCGGAGCTCGGGCAGCAACTGGAGGCCGTTCAGAAAGCTGTGCAGGTGTTTCACGACCAGCACCACCAGAACCACCACTTGCTGGCTGAACAGGTGCAAGCTTTGCAGGGTGATTTGAAAAGTTTGCAAAATCACCTGCTTGAGGTGGACAAAAGCAACAAGGATACAGTCCAGCAAATCCTGCATGCCCAACGGTCAGACAGTGAAAGGGTCAACCAGAGCATTGGCGCTCTGGAACAGTCTTTTCAGGAATTCCGAGGATGGTACCAGAGCGCCAGACCTCTGGCGCGGTTGTTTTCTGGCCCGAAGTGAGGGTCAGGATTGAAGGGGTAACGTCATCCGAAAACGAGCAAACCCATGAAGTGAGGGTTTTCTGG
This genomic stretch from Deinococcus misasensis DSM 22328 harbors:
- a CDS encoding OmpA/MotB family protein, which encodes MRRLSSQDGVEVNPYIALADNGLSMVMVMTLFTVMVLLAILQKEDTRKDVREEFYDRVIQAFPEQQRPQMLDYKVKNDPPGAQRWVFKGQVLFVKGTAKLTPQGKQLLSKFADLMAQNTDKWRRARIEGHTMPTPLNKPDNWDLANLRASTVAKLFTDKSCAIRANSISTSGRGGQSKALGLSRTDQRNERVEIILEYSALSASEKTDDTGGCNR
- a CDS encoding protein kinase domain-containing protein; amino-acid sequence: MNTCPYCNTTVTGTHITCPSCGMPLNVSTLTSGAVLKFRYTIEKVLGQGGFGITYRAHDKLHNKGVALKEFFPQGMMRVGQNVVPVGTTALQEFSQQKQEFIREAQTLAQFQHPSIVKVLDVFEENGTAYYAMELLEGESLGDLLRSRGTLGAHQVFSVAHAVSQALLQVHHQGMLHRDIKPDNIVCTKDQRTILIDFGSARESTGKTQSMTRLVSPGYSPLEQYSSQGRYGPYTDLYALGATLYHCLQGSPPPAATDLVSMPLPDLPAHVPANLQRAISKCLKNNVKDRPQTVLDFLALLNDAPDYQENDLQVTEHEIHHSAVQQMLFLPDQSLVTAALDHTVKRWNPQDLDHPQKTFAEHEGGVQVLAFYRDSLISAGDDGVVVIRPFHSVPYRITCDEPVVGLGVMGGRLAVTTRSRQVTLYDLQSRDRLLESPQVGHYISQMLVLSEQQKVVLGLKNGQLVFLSKNLQGDPKAGHQAPVCSLLKGNQQVLSVGTDGSFLLWDTVGNLLQTRYQHDGEVQTALMLDQHTVVFADANQSLWLLDGSNRARQWLQLEQLVTSMVLSPDGKTLLCGTEQGSLYCIEIGAHHA